GACGTCGAACACCGCCGCCAGCGCGGCGTCCGCGTCGGCCAGGTCGGCGTGGTATTCGGGATGCGCGGCGATCCAGTCGGACGCCATCGCCTCCAACGGTGTCATCGGCACAGCGTCGCGTTGCTTGCGAAAGGCGTCGCAGAAGAATCGCCTCACGTCGGTCTGGGAAGGGGCAAACATCGCAGAATTGTCGCCTTCCCTCGATCCCCTTGCCCTTGTCCAACCTGCCGCTGATCGACGACCCGGCCTTTTACGCGCTCGCGGTGCCGGCCGTGTTGCTGATGGGACTGGCCAAGAGCGGCTTCCTCGGCGGCTTCGGCTCGCTCGCGACGCCGCTGCTGGCCCTCGTCGTGCCGGTGCCGCAGGCCGCCGCCATCATGCTGCCGCTGCTGCTGGTGATGGACGCGACCGGCCTGCAGCAGCTGTGGCGGGATCGCGATAGCGCGCTGCTTCGCCTGCTGCTGCCGGCGGGCCTGATCGGCACCGTGGTCGGCACGGTGCTCTTCGGCGTGCTGTCGACGAAGACCGTGGCGGGGCTGGTCGGCGGACTCACGCTTCTGTTCCTGGCGCAGCGCCTGGTGTTTCCGCCGCGCGCCGACGCACCGCCGCCGCCGCGCGCGCTGGGCTTCGTGCTCGGCATCGCTTCGGGCTTCACCAGCTTCGTGGCGCATGCCGGCAGCCCGCCGATCAGCGCCTACGTGCTGCCGCTGCGACTGCCGCCGGTCACCTTCGCTGCCACGATGGCGGTGTTCTTCGGGGCGGTGAACCTGTCCAAGTGGATCCCGTATGCCTGGCTCGGTCTCATCGACATGCGCAACCTGTCGACCTCGCTGGTGCTGCTGCCGCTGGCACCGGTGGGGGTGTGGCTGGGCGTGTGGCTCACCAGGCGGATCGCGTCCGCCTGGTTCTATCGACTGGCCTATGCCGGGATGTTCCTCACCGGCGCAAAGCTTCTGTGGGACGGGTTGAAGTGAGGCTGCTCAAGGCCCTTCGTTGCCGATGGTCGGATCGAGCACGAGCACCCGCTTGCCGTCGGTCACCTTGACGTCGTACTTGTAGTTCTTGGTGTTGGTGTTCGCATCGACGCACGAGAACACCTTGCCGCCGCCGTTCACCTTGAAGTCGGTGAACTGCCCGTCGTTGTCGTGGATGACGATGCCGTCGCTCGGGAACGTCCACCCCTGGGTCTGCAGGTTCCACTTGATGGTCTCGTTCTTCAGCTTGCCCATCTTCAGGTCATCGATGTCGACGCTGACCTGATCGCCGTTGACCCTGACTGCGACTTGACTCATGGCTTTTTCCTTGGATTGATGTGCCGCCGTGGCCCCGGTCCATCGGCGAGCTCGTTGACAAGTGCGGCAAGGTCGGGGTGCCGGTAGGGAGAGGCTTGAATTCGGGTGGCCAGTGCGGCGGCCGCGTCGCTGGCGCCGAGGCGCAGCTCGGCCCGGGCCAGCAGGGTCAACGCCGGCGCGCTCGCCTTCGCGGCGACGGGGCGAAGGCGCTCGGCCACGGCGCGCCACTGCGCCTCGGCCGCCTCGGGCCGGCCTTCGCGGGACATCCAGTCGCCCAGGAGCAGGTTGAGCGCCGACAGCTGGCGCGCCTGCACGGCGTCGAGCGGGGTGCCCGAGGCCTGCTGCGCGGCGATCGCCGCCAGGTAGGACGTCACCGGCGCCGTGGGCAGCGCAGCACCGCCGGCCAGCGCCACGCCGGCCCGCAGCTCGTACAGCCAGGCGAGCAGGAGCATCTGCCGGCGGGTGTAGGGCGGACCTGCGGCCACGATGCGCCCGATGTCGGACGCCACGCGATCGAGCTCGGCCTGCGCTGCGTCGCGATGGCGCAGTGCGAGCTCGATGCCGGCCAGGCTGAGCCGCGCGAAGCAGCCCTGATCCAGCCACAGCAGGTTCGTCGAGTCGAGCGCCACCAGCGCGTCCAGCTGCTCCACCGCGCTGCGCGCTTCTCGCAGCGCGAGTGGCGCATCGCCGAGCGACAGGTGCAGTCGCCCCAGCTCGAACGCGGCGTTGCCCAGCAGCCGCTGCACCTCGCGATTCAGGCGCGCGTCGGGCACCGCGCGCAGGACGTCGACCTTGGCCTGCTCGGCCGCGATGGCTGCCGCGAAATCGCCACGTGCGTCATGGGCACGGGCGATCCAGCCGTGCGAATTGGCCAGCTCGAGCCGGTGCTCGGGCCGCGCCTGCACGATGCTCTCCATGGCACGCTGTGCATCGACGAAGGAACGCAGCGCCTGCTCGGCCTGGCCGGTGTCGAGGTAGACGATGCCGACGTTCTGGCCGGCGTAGAAGGTTTCGAGTCGCCAGTCGAGGTTGCGCGGATCCAGGCGGCTGAGGCGCTGCGCCAGGTCGAGATAGCGGCCGAACGAATCCTCCGCCTGCTTCAGCTGGCCGCGCCGCCGCGCGATGTAGCCCACCCAGTACACGCTCTGGGCATGGTCGAAGATGCGCTGCCCGTCGTTCGGCGCCCGCTCGAGCAGTTGCCCGGTGGTGCGCACGGCGGCTTCGAAGGCGGCCTGCGCATCGTCGAGCCGTCCGCGCTTCTCATGGATCTCGCCGATCAGGTGCAGCGCGCGCGAACGGCGGCCGAGCGAATCGGCATCGAGCCGCCCGCTGCCCTGGGTCGCGTAGTACGCCAGCGCCTTTTCTCCGACGGCGTCGAGCACGTCCAGGCGTCCCACCGGCTGCAGCTTGCGGCGCAGGTCGCCCAGCATGAATTCGATGAGGCCTTCGGCCTGGATCTGCTGGCGGCGCGCCTCCCCCGCCTGCCACAGCGCCACCCCGATGCCGCCGGCGATGGTCGCGACGACGACGCACGCCGCCGCGACGCCCGCGCGATGCCGGCGAACGAACTTCGCGGTCCGGTACGACAGCGCGTCGCGGCGCGCCGCCACGGGCTCGTCAGCGAGGTAGCGACGCAGGTCGTCGGCGAAGGCTGCCGCGTTGGCGTAGCGCTCGGCGGGAGACTTCTTCAAGGCCTTGGCGACGATGTTGTCGAGGTCGCCGCGGAGCTGGCGCGCGAACCTGCGGCCGGCGGGGTCGCCGTGAAGCCGCCGGCCCACCGCATCCGACAGGCGCCGCGGCTCGATCTCGACCACCGCCCGCATCTGGTCCACCGGTGTGCCCGACGGGCTGGGCGTCGGATGGCTGCCGCCGAGCAGCACGTACAGCAGCACGCCCAGCGCGTAGACGTCGGTGGCCGTGGTCACGTCGCCGCCCTGCACCTGCTCGGGCGCCGCGAACTGCGGCGTGAAGGCATTGCCGTCCAGCCGCGTCAGCTCGGTGGCCGACGTCGGTACAGAGGCGTCGTCCATCAGCTTGGCGATGCCGAAGTCGAGCAGCTTCACTTCGCCCGCCGGCGTCACGAGGATGTTCGACGGCTTGATGTCGCGGTGCAGGATCAGCCGGTTGTGGGCATGCGCCACCGCGGCCAGCACATCGAGGAAGACGCGAACGCGGGCGGCGACGTCCAGCGAGCGGGCTTCGCAGTAGCGGTCGATCGGCTCGCCGTCGATGTACTCGAGCACCAGGTAGGGACGCCCGCGCGGCTCGACGCCGGCGTCGATCAGCCGAGCGATGTTGGGATGCGCCAGGCGGGCCAGGATGCTGCCTTCGCGCGAGAAGCGCTCGGCCAGGCCGCGCGAGCGCAGTCCGAGGTTGAGGAACTTGATGGCGACGCTGCCTTCGTAGCGGCCGTCGGTGCGGCGCGCCAGCCAGACGCTGCCCATGCCGCCTTGCCCCAGCTCGCGAACGATCGTGTAGGCGCCGACCGTCTCGCCGGCCAGGCCCGCGGTCTCGGGCAGGGAGGGGGGTCGGCTGAGGAAGTCGCTGCGCTCGACGGCATCGAGCTGTCCGAGCAGCATCGCAAGCGCCTGTGCGCTCTGCGGATCCTCGCGGCGCAACGCCTCCTGGCGGTGCTCGCGCTCGGAGGTCGGCAGGTCGAGCAGCTCGTCGAGCAAGGGACTGAGCCGCGCCCACTCGGTCTTGCCGACGACGAAGCGGCGCGCCTGTCCGCCGCCCAGCGTCAGCGCCGGATCGCCAGCGTCACCGATGCCGGGAACGGCGGCCGTTCCGGCTTGGGGTGACTGCTGCGGCATAGGGCTCCTCCGTTGGCGGGCGAAACCATATACGAAAGGCCACCCCCTGGGTAGGACAGCGGCGGCATCAAGTTCGATCTGCGCGTGACATCGTTCCGGCCGGCTCGGTTCGTCCGGCCCATCCCGCCTGCAGCTTGCGCCGTTGCGCCTGCTCGCGTTCCTGGGCGAACTGTTCCTCGAGCTGACGGCGGCCCTGCTTGGCGGCGGTGATCAGCTTGGCCTCGTCCTTCCAGTGCGGTGCCATGGCCAGCACCTGCGTGACGTTGTGGCGGCGAAAGCGCAGGGCCAGCGTGCGCGCGTGGTGCGCCTCCCAGCCGAGCAGCTCGAGCGCGCTGCGCCCGGTCATCAGCGCCGAGTCGAGCGTCTCGCGCTCGATCAGCTCGACGCCGGCATCGCGCAGCGCGTAGAAGTGCTGGACGTTGCGCGCGCGGGCGACGAGGGCGAGCTGCGAGAAGTGCTGGCGGGCCATCCTGGCGATCTCGATGCTCTGGTCGACGTCGTCGATCGCCAGCACCAGCACCCGCGCCTTGTCGGCCCCGGCGATGCGCAGCAGGTCCAGCCGCGTCGCGTCGCCGTAGAACACCGGCCAGCCGAAGCGGCGCATCGCCTCGATCTGCTCGGCGTCGTGGTCGAGCACGGTCGGCGTGATGCCGTTGGCGTAGAGCAGGCGGCCGACGATCTGGCCGTAGCGGCCGAAGCCGGCGATGATTACCGCCTCGTGCTGCGGTTCGCTGATCTCCGGCAGGTCGGTGCGCCGCGAGCCGGCCAGGCGCGGGATCCACCAGCGGTCGGCGGCCTTCAGCACCAGCGGCGTCAGCAGCATCGAGATCGCCACCACCGCGACCAGCAGCGAGCTTGCCGGTGCATCGATGACGCCCGCCTGCGCCGCGGTCTGGAACACGACGAACCCGAATTCGCCGCCTTGGGCGAGCAGGATGATGAACACCGGCCGCTCCTGCCGCGGCAGCGGCATCACCCGCGCCATCGTCCACAGCACCGCGGCCTTCAGCAGCAGGAAGCCCGCCACCAGCAGCGCGACCAGTCCCGGTCGCGCCAGGACCACGGCGAAGTCGATGGTCATGCCGACGGCGATGAAGAACAGCCCCAGCAGCAGTCCCTTGAACGGCTCCAGGTCGGTTTCGAGCTCGCGCCGGTATTCGCTCTCGGCGAGCAGCACGCCGGCGAGGAAGGCGCCCAGCGCCATCGACAGGCCGACTGCCTGCATGAGCGCCGCCGTGGCGATGACCAGCAGCAGCGATGCTGCTGTGAAGATCTCCGGCGTCTCGCTGCGCGCGATCCAGCGCAGGGCCGGGCGCAGCAGCAGACGGCCGCCGAGCACGATCGCGGCGATGACGCCGACGACCTTGGCCGCATCCCACCAGCCACCCGTGTCGGCCGCTTGCGCCGCGTGCACGCCGACTGCCAGCAGCGGCACCAGTGCCAGGATCGGGATGGCTGCGACGTCCTGCAACAGGGCGACGCTGAGGATGCTCTGCCCCGAGGTCGTCGGCATCAGGTTGCGCTCGGCCAGAACGCCCAGCCCGATCGCCGTGGACGACATCGCCAGTCCCACGCCGGCCACCAGTGCGAGACGCCAGTCGGCGCCGGCCAGCACGCCGGCGCCTGTCATCAGCGCTGCCGAGCCGAACAGCTGCACGCTGCCCCAGCCGAAGATCGGACGGCGCAGCGCCCAGAGCCGGCGCGGCTCGAGCTCGAGGCCGACGAGGAACAGCATGAGCACCACGCCGAATTCGGCGAAGTGCAGCATGTCCTGAGCATCGGTGACCAGCTTGAGGCCCCACGGCCCGATGAGGATGCCGGCGCCCAGGTACCCGATGATCGAGCTCAGTCCCACCACCCGTGCGAGCGGAACAGCGATGACGGCCGCCGCCAGGTAGACCAGCGTGCCGTGCAGCCAGGTGCCGTGTTCCATCACGCGGCCTCCATCGCCGGCCGTGCGCTGGCCGGTACCTCGCATTCCGGGCAGCTGCCCATCTCCTCGATCTCGGGCCAGTCGGGATAGGCGGCCAGGCGCTGCGCATACACGTCGGCATGGGCGGCCAGCTCCTCCTCGCCGACGCGATGCGCCCCGTGGAGCATCAGCGGCGGCAGGAAGCGCAGCCCGCACAGCGCGGCGCTCTGTTCGTAGGGCGGCAGGAAGGCGTCGAAGAAGTAGCGGTTGTAGCTGTCGGGCCGGTACGAATCCTGGGGACCGCCGGTGGAGCCGACCAGCCAGACGTCCTTGCCATGCAGCGCGTCGCCTCCCGGACCGTATGCCCAGCCGAACGACAGCACCTCGTCCAGCCAGAGCTTCATGAGCGGCGGTGGGCCGTACCAGTGGATCGGGTGCTGCCACACGATGAGCCGGGCGGCGGCCAGCCGCGCCTGCTCGGCCTCGGCATCGATCAGGTAGTCGGGATACAGCGCGTACAGGTCGCGCACCTGCACCCGCGGCCCGGCGCTGCGCGCAGCCTTCAGCAGCCGGCGGTTCACGCGCGACTGCTCCATCGCCGGATGTGCCAGCAGCACCAGCACGTCGGCACGCGTGTCTTGGGGTTCGTTCATGGCGGGGTTCGTCTCGATATCCCCGGGACGGGGGTCGCCGCTAACATAACCCGAAACCCCATAGCAAACCTCCCGGGAGCCCAACATGCCGGTGATCGTGGTCGCCAACCCGAAGGGCGGCGTCGGCAAGAGCACGCTGGCCACGCAGGTCGCCGGCTACTTCGCGTCGAAGGGACATGCGGTGATGCTGGGCGACGTCGACCGGCAGCAGTCGTCGCGGATGTGGCTGAAGCTGAGGCCCGCGGGGGTGCCCGCCATCCAGGCCTGGGAGGTCTCGCAGGATGACATCGTGCGCCCGCCCAAGGGCACGACGCACGTGGTGCTCGACACGCCGGCCGGCCTGCACGACAAGCGCCTCGAAGCCGTGATGCGGCATGCCGACAAGGTGCTGGTGCCGCTGCAGCCGAGCATCTTCGACATCCATGCCACGCACGACTTCCTGCGCGAGATCCTGGCGCGCAAGAAGCACGGGGGCGTGCAGGTCGGCATCGTGGGCATGCGCTTCAAGGAAGGCACCATCTCGGCCGACCAGCTGCGTCACTTCCTGGGCACGCTCGACGTGCCGGTGATCGGCTACCTGCGCGACACGCAGAACTACGTGCACCTCGCCGCGCGCGGACTCACGCTGTGGGACGTCGCGCCCAGCCGCGTGCAGCGCGACCTGGAGCAATGGCAGTCGATCGGCGAATGGCTCGATCGCTGACGCATCGCCGGTTCGTGTCTCCCCCGCGAAAGCGCGCCGCGCACGTTTGCGCCATCCTTGCCCTCTCCCCGCTTTCTTCACCCCCATGAAGCACTTCGACAAGCTCGCCGACCTGCAAGCCCTGGTCGGCCACGAGATCGGCACCAGCGACTGGATCACCGTCGACCAGAAGCGCATCGATCTCTTCGCCGATGCGACCGGCGATCACCAATGGATTCACGTCGACGTGGCGCGCGCCAAGGCGGGCCCTTTCGGCGCCCCGGTCGCGCACGGCTTCCTCACGCTCAGCCTGCTGCCCGAGATGGCCGCCTCGGCCATCGAGATCGCGGATGTCCGCATGGGCGTCAACTACGGACTCAACCGCGTGCGCTTCCCGGCTCCGGTGCCGGTGGACAGCCGCCTGCGCGGGCGCTTCAAGCTGCTGGCCTACGAACCGCTCGACGGCGGCGCGCAGCTCACGATGGAAGCGACCATGGAGCGCGAAGGCTCGCCCAAGCCGGTGTGCGTCGCCGAGTCCGTGACGCGTCGCTTCGTCTGAATCCCCCTTCCCACGACCACGCGTCCCCCTCCCGGGGTGCTGTGCCGCCGCCAGCGCTCTTATACGATCCACGCTGGACGGCCAGAGGGGAATGCGATGAAGGTGCTGCTGATCGACGACCATCCGCTGATCCTGTCGGCGTTGCAATCGGTCATCCAGGGACTGGGTGATCACGTCACGGTGGTCGGCGCCGCCAGCGCGCGCGCCGCGCGCGAAACGCTGCAGCGCACGCCCGATTTCGATCTGGTGCTGCTCGATCTGCAGCTGGGCGATGCCGACGGCTTCGACGTGCTCACCGAGTTCCGCGGCGCCTACCCCGCGCTGCCGGTCGTCGTGGTGTCGGCCAGCGACCGCGCCAGCGACGTCATCCGTGCCATCGACCTGGGTGCCATGGGCTTCGTGCCCAAGCGGGCGTCCAATGAAACACTGTTCGAGGCGCTGCGCATGGTCATGTCCGGGGGCATCTACGTGCCGCCGATGACCATGGGCA
The Piscinibacter sp. XHJ-5 DNA segment above includes these coding regions:
- a CDS encoding sulfite exporter TauE/SafE family protein, which encodes MSNLPLIDDPAFYALAVPAVLLMGLAKSGFLGGFGSLATPLLALVVPVPQAAAIMLPLLLVMDATGLQQLWRDRDSALLRLLLPAGLIGTVVGTVLFGVLSTKTVAGLVGGLTLLFLAQRLVFPPRADAPPPPRALGFVLGIASGFTSFVAHAGSPPISAYVLPLRLPPVTFAATMAVFFGAVNLSKWIPYAWLGLIDMRNLSTSLVLLPLAPVGVWLGVWLTRRIASAWFYRLAYAGMFLTGAKLLWDGLK
- a CDS encoding serine/threonine-protein kinase, giving the protein MPQQSPQAGTAAVPGIGDAGDPALTLGGGQARRFVVGKTEWARLSPLLDELLDLPTSEREHRQEALRREDPQSAQALAMLLGQLDAVERSDFLSRPPSLPETAGLAGETVGAYTIVRELGQGGMGSVWLARRTDGRYEGSVAIKFLNLGLRSRGLAERFSREGSILARLAHPNIARLIDAGVEPRGRPYLVLEYIDGEPIDRYCEARSLDVAARVRVFLDVLAAVAHAHNRLILHRDIKPSNILVTPAGEVKLLDFGIAKLMDDASVPTSATELTRLDGNAFTPQFAAPEQVQGGDVTTATDVYALGVLLYVLLGGSHPTPSPSGTPVDQMRAVVEIEPRRLSDAVGRRLHGDPAGRRFARQLRGDLDNIVAKALKKSPAERYANAAAFADDLRRYLADEPVAARRDALSYRTAKFVRRHRAGVAAACVVVATIAGGIGVALWQAGEARRQQIQAEGLIEFMLGDLRRKLQPVGRLDVLDAVGEKALAYYATQGSGRLDADSLGRRSRALHLIGEIHEKRGRLDDAQAAFEAAVRTTGQLLERAPNDGQRIFDHAQSVYWVGYIARRRGQLKQAEDSFGRYLDLAQRLSRLDPRNLDWRLETFYAGQNVGIVYLDTGQAEQALRSFVDAQRAMESIVQARPEHRLELANSHGWIARAHDARGDFAAAIAAEQAKVDVLRAVPDARLNREVQRLLGNAAFELGRLHLSLGDAPLALREARSAVEQLDALVALDSTNLLWLDQGCFARLSLAGIELALRHRDAAQAELDRVASDIGRIVAAGPPYTRRQMLLLAWLYELRAGVALAGGAALPTAPVTSYLAAIAAQQASGTPLDAVQARQLSALNLLLGDWMSREGRPEAAEAQWRAVAERLRPVAAKASAPALTLLARAELRLGASDAAAALATRIQASPYRHPDLAALVNELADGPGPRRHINPRKKP
- the kefC gene encoding glutathione-regulated potassium-efflux system protein KefC, with the protein product MEHGTWLHGTLVYLAAAVIAVPLARVVGLSSIIGYLGAGILIGPWGLKLVTDAQDMLHFAEFGVVLMLFLVGLELEPRRLWALRRPIFGWGSVQLFGSAALMTGAGVLAGADWRLALVAGVGLAMSSTAIGLGVLAERNLMPTTSGQSILSVALLQDVAAIPILALVPLLAVGVHAAQAADTGGWWDAAKVVGVIAAIVLGGRLLLRPALRWIARSETPEIFTAASLLLVIATAALMQAVGLSMALGAFLAGVLLAESEYRRELETDLEPFKGLLLGLFFIAVGMTIDFAVVLARPGLVALLVAGFLLLKAAVLWTMARVMPLPRQERPVFIILLAQGGEFGFVVFQTAAQAGVIDAPASSLLVAVVAISMLLTPLVLKAADRWWIPRLAGSRRTDLPEISEPQHEAVIIAGFGRYGQIVGRLLYANGITPTVLDHDAEQIEAMRRFGWPVFYGDATRLDLLRIAGADKARVLVLAIDDVDQSIEIARMARQHFSQLALVARARNVQHFYALRDAGVELIERETLDSALMTGRSALELLGWEAHHARTLALRFRRHNVTQVLAMAPHWKDEAKLITAAKQGRRQLEEQFAQEREQAQRRKLQAGWAGRTEPAGTMSRADRT
- a CDS encoding NAD(P)H-dependent oxidoreductase; the protein is MNEPQDTRADVLVLLAHPAMEQSRVNRRLLKAARSAGPRVQVRDLYALYPDYLIDAEAEQARLAAARLIVWQHPIHWYGPPPLMKLWLDEVLSFGWAYGPGGDALHGKDVWLVGSTGGPQDSYRPDSYNRYFFDAFLPPYEQSAALCGLRFLPPLMLHGAHRVGEEELAAHADVYAQRLAAYPDWPEIEEMGSCPECEVPASARPAMEAA
- a CDS encoding ParA family protein, whose translation is MPVIVVANPKGGVGKSTLATQVAGYFASKGHAVMLGDVDRQQSSRMWLKLRPAGVPAIQAWEVSQDDIVRPPKGTTHVVLDTPAGLHDKRLEAVMRHADKVLVPLQPSIFDIHATHDFLREILARKKHGGVQVGIVGMRFKEGTISADQLRHFLGTLDVPVIGYLRDTQNYVHLAARGLTLWDVAPSRVQRDLEQWQSIGEWLDR
- a CDS encoding MaoC family dehydratase — encoded protein: MKHFDKLADLQALVGHEIGTSDWITVDQKRIDLFADATGDHQWIHVDVARAKAGPFGAPVAHGFLTLSLLPEMAASAIEIADVRMGVNYGLNRVRFPAPVPVDSRLRGRFKLLAYEPLDGGAQLTMEATMEREGSPKPVCVAESVTRRFV
- a CDS encoding response regulator transcription factor, with translation MKVLLIDDHPLILSALQSVIQGLGDHVTVVGAASARAARETLQRTPDFDLVLLDLQLGDADGFDVLTEFRGAYPALPVVVVSASDRASDVIRAIDLGAMGFVPKRASNETLFEALRMVMSGGIYVPPMTMGSERPGERGDAPGVLREVGRGAHEAGFQKPLAIESLGLTPRQTDVLGLLLQGQPNKLIARELGLSVETVKDHVAAVLRALNVSSRTQAVLAVSQMAQQPGGFHPLRRSH